Part of the Intestinibacillus sp. Marseille-P6563 genome is shown below.
GGATGCTCAGTTCGCCGTAGTGAAACAGGCTGGCCGCCAGCGCGGCAGTCACATCGGTCTGTTCAAAGGCATCGGCAAAGTGCTGCAAGGTGCCGCACCCGCCCGACGCGATGACCGGGATGGGCACCGCCTCGCACACGAGCTGGGTCAGTTCCAAATCAAAACCCGACTTGGTGCCATCCTTGTCCATGGAGGTCAGCAAAATTTCGCCCGCACCGCGCTCGTATGCCTCGCGCGCCCAGGCGATGGCGTCCTTGCCGGTCGGCGTGCGTCCGCCGGCCACATACACCTCAAAGCCCGACGGAGTCTTATCGCTGCAGCGCGCGTCGATGGCCACGACCACGCACTGGCTGCCATATTTTTCGGCCGCGCCGTTGATGAGATCGGGGTTTTTGACCGCCGCCGAATTGACCGAGATTTTATCCGCGCCCGCGCGCAGGATGTCCTTGAAATCCTCGACCGTGCGGATGCCGCCGCCCACGGTCACGGGTACGAATACTTCCCGGCAGGTGCGGCGCACCACGTCGGCAATGGTCGCACGGTTGTCGCTCGTTGCCGTGATGTCCAGAAAGACAATCTCATCCGCGCCCTCCTGGGAATAAAACTTGGCCAGTTCGACCGGGTCGCCCGCGTCGCGCAGGCCGACGAAATTGACCCCCTTCACGACCCGGCCGTCCTTGACGTCCAGGCAGGGGATAACACGTTTTGCCAGCATGGTTCAGTCCTCCACGGCGCGGATGGCGGCCGCCAGGTCGAGCGAACCGGTATAGACCGCCTTGCCAGCAATCGCGCCGTCGATGCCCAGCTTATGCAGCTTCTTGACATCGTCCAGAGTGGTCACACCACCCGAGGCGATGATCTGGCACGAAACCGCCTGTCGCAGCTGGCTGAGCTGGTCGAAATTGGGGCCTGCCAACATGCCGTCCTTATCGATATCGGTGAAGATGATGGTCTGCACGCAGTAGGAATCCATCAGGGACGCAAACTGGAGGAAATCCTCACCCGAGTCCTTGAGCCAGCCCTCAGTGCGCACGGTGCCACCGCGCGCGTCGATGCCGACCGCGATCTTTTCGCCGTATTTAAGCACCGCGTCGCGGACAAACTCGGGGTCCTTGACCGCCGCTGAGCCGATGATGACCCGCGACACACCCAAATCGAGCACGGCGTCTACGTCAGCCATGCAGCGGATACCGCCGCCCAGTTCGACCGTAGCGCCGGTTTCGCGGATGACCCGCTCCACGACATCGTAGTTGGCGCGCGAGCCGTCCTTGGCCGCGTCCAGGTCCACCATGTGGATCATGGTCGCGCCCGCGTCCAGAAACCGCTTGGCGGTTTCGACCGGGTCCTCGGCAACTTTGTGTGCGGTTTCATAATCGCCCTTTACCAGGCGGACGCACTGTCCGTCCTTGAGGTCAATGGCAGGTAAAATCTTCATGCGTTCGCCTCCGTCAAGTTCGCAAAGTTTTTCAAAATGGTCAGGCCGACCGGGCCGCTCTTTTCCGGGTGGAACTGGCAGCCGAACACGTTGCCATGCGCGACCATGGCCGGTACCGACACGCCGTAATCGGTCGTGCAGGCAAGGTCAGCCGGGTCAGCCGGACAGGCCGCAAACGAGTGGACGAAATAGACATAATCGCCCTCATTGAGCCCTGCGGTCAGCGCGTTGGGACGCTCGATGTGCAGCGCGTTCCAGCCAATCTGCGGCAGTTTGAGGTCGGTCTGGATGCGTTCAATGCGTCCGGGCAGCAGCCCCAGACCTTTGCACAGCCGCACCTCATCCGATTCCTCGAACAGCATCTGCATGCCAAGGCAGATACCGAGAAAGGGCTTTTCCTTGGCCGCGGCCAGCACGGCTTCGGTCAGGCCGGAATCGGCCAGCGCCTGCATGGCGTCCGGGAAAGCTCCCACGCCCGGCAGGATGACGCCAGCCGCCTGCTCGATGACAGCAGGCGTGTCCGCGATTTTATTTTCATAGCCGAGAAAGTCGAGCGAATTGTGCACGCTCATCAGGTTCCCGGCGCCGTAATCGATGATTGCAATATAACTCATGGGTCCCTCCGGTTATAGCACGCCCTTGGCGCTCAGCACCTCGCCGCCGGTCTCGCGCACCGCTTCCCTGAGCGCACGCGCCAGCGCCTTGAAGATGGCTTCGGTGATGTGGTGGGCGTTCTCGCCGTACAGGCTTTTAATATGCAGCGTAATGCCTGCGTTCATCGCAAAGGCACGCATAAATTCCACGGTCAGGCAGGTGTCATACTGCCCGCACATGGGCTGCGGCATGGGCGCGTCATAGACCAGATAGGGCCGCCCGGAGATATCGAGCGCACAGAAGCCGAGCGCTTCATCCATGGGCACATAGGCCGAGCCGAAGCGCGCGATACCCGCGCGGTCGCCCAGGATGTTGGCCAGCGCCTGGCCGAGCACGATGCCCACGTCCTCGACCGTGTGGTGGCCGTCCACCTCCAGGTCGCCGGTGCATTTTACGATTAGGCCAAAGCCGCTATGGACGGCAAACGAATTGAGCATGTGGTCGAAAAAACCGATGCCGGTTTCGATCTTGCGCTCGCCCCCGTCCAGATTGAGGTACAGGGCGATTTGGGTTTCCTTGGTCTCGCGGCACTTGGTGCACTGCCGCAGTTCGGTGCGGATATTCGGCATCGTTATTCGTCCTCCTCCGGTGCGGCAAAGCGCACAGCAATGCTATTGGCGTGTGCGCCCAGCTTTTCGGCATTGGCCAGAGCGACGATGTCGTCGGCCAGGTTTTGCAGTTCATCGCGCGAATATTCGATCACGCTGGTCTTTTTCAGGAAGGTATCGGTCGACAGGGGCGAGAAGAACCGCGCGGTGCCCGAAGTCGGCAGCACGTGGCACGGCCCTGCCATATAATCGCCCAGCGGTTCGGGCGAATACTGTCCAAGGAAGATGGCACCAGCGTCGGTCAGCAGCGGCAGCAACTGACGCGGCTCGGCCGTGCACACTTCCAGATGTTCGGGGGCGATCTGGTTGGCCATCTTGCAGGCGTCGGTGAGTTCTTCAAAGACGACCGCGCAGCCGTAGTTCTGCACGCTCTC
Proteins encoded:
- the hisH gene encoding imidazole glycerol phosphate synthase subunit HisH, producing the protein MSYIAIIDYGAGNLMSVHNSLDFLGYENKIADTPAVIEQAAGVILPGVGAFPDAMQALADSGLTEAVLAAAKEKPFLGICLGMQMLFEESDEVRLCKGLGLLPGRIERIQTDLKLPQIGWNALHIERPNALTAGLNEGDYVYFVHSFAACPADPADLACTTDYGVSVPAMVAHGNVFGCQFHPEKSGPVGLTILKNFANLTEANA
- the hisB gene encoding imidazoleglycerol-phosphate dehydratase HisB, whose amino-acid sequence is MPNIRTELRQCTKCRETKETQIALYLNLDGGERKIETGIGFFDHMLNSFAVHSGFGLIVKCTGDLEVDGHHTVEDVGIVLGQALANILGDRAGIARFGSAYVPMDEALGFCALDISGRPYLVYDAPMPQPMCGQYDTCLTVEFMRAFAMNAGITLHIKSLYGENAHHITEAIFKALARALREAVRETGGEVLSAKGVL
- the hisA gene encoding 1-(5-phosphoribosyl)-5-[(5-phosphoribosylamino)methylideneamino]imidazole-4-carboxamide isomerase, which codes for MKILPAIDLKDGQCVRLVKGDYETAHKVAEDPVETAKRFLDAGATMIHMVDLDAAKDGSRANYDVVERVIRETGATVELGGGIRCMADVDAVLDLGVSRVIIGSAAVKDPEFVRDAVLKYGEKIAVGIDARGGTVRTEGWLKDSGEDFLQFASLMDSYCVQTIIFTDIDKDGMLAGPNFDQLSQLRQAVSCQIIASGGVTTLDDVKKLHKLGIDGAIAGKAVYTGSLDLAAAIRAVED
- the hisF gene encoding imidazole glycerol phosphate synthase subunit HisF, which produces MLAKRVIPCLDVKDGRVVKGVNFVGLRDAGDPVELAKFYSQEGADEIVFLDITATSDNRATIADVVRRTCREVFVPVTVGGGIRTVEDFKDILRAGADKISVNSAAVKNPDLINGAAEKYGSQCVVVAIDARCSDKTPSGFEVYVAGGRTPTGKDAIAWAREAYERGAGEILLTSMDKDGTKSGFDLELTQLVCEAVPIPVIASGGCGTLQHFADAFEQTDVTAALAASLFHYGELSIHEVKEYLRGRNIPVR